A stretch of Mesorhizobium sp. M2A.F.Ca.ET.046.03.2.1 DNA encodes these proteins:
- a CDS encoding MucR family transcriptional regulator produces the protein MTTSVQQQENGDLISLAADIVSAYVSNNPVPVAELPNLIGDTHAALQRIGTPDAETATPQEPAVSIKRSVTPDHIVCLEDGKKFKSLRRHLNVHYNLTPDEYRQKWKLPSDYPMVAPNYAAARSALAKAAGLGRKPSGPLDEPKKKSGGRTAAAATKSSVAKSPAKKPRVPA, from the coding sequence ATGACCACATCCGTTCAGCAGCAAGAGAACGGCGATCTCATATCACTCGCCGCTGACATAGTTTCGGCCTATGTGTCGAACAATCCGGTCCCAGTAGCGGAACTGCCAAATCTGATCGGTGATACTCACGCTGCCTTACAGCGGATCGGTACGCCTGATGCCGAGACTGCCACCCCGCAGGAGCCGGCGGTTTCGATAAAGAGATCGGTGACACCGGATCATATCGTCTGCCTTGAGGACGGAAAGAAATTCAAATCTCTGCGACGCCATCTCAACGTCCACTATAATCTCACTCCGGATGAGTATCGGCAGAAATGGAAATTGCCTTCTGATTATCCAATGGTGGCACCGAACTACGCTGCAGCCCGCTCTGCACTGGCAAAAGCAGCCGGGCTGGGCCGAAAGCCTTCAGGACCGCTCGATGAGCCCAAGAAAAAAAGCGGAGGCCGTACCGCGGCAGCAGCAACTAAGTCATCGGTTGCAAAGTCGCCTGCCAAAAAGCCGCGTGTTCCCGCATAA